One Keratinibaculum paraultunense genomic window carries:
- a CDS encoding NCS2 family permease — MCGKSGINGFFERCFKLSEHGTDTKTEIMAGITTFMTMAYILIVNPNILSKTGMDWGGVFTATAISSIIAILMMAFYANYPFALAPGMGLNAFFTYSVVVKMGKSWQFALTAVFLEGIIFIILSFLNVREAIFDAIPVNLKKAVSVGIGLFIALIGFSNAGIVQAGDGTILELGNLTSKGPLLALIGLIIMGVLLAKNIKGALLIGILATTIIGIPMGITQLPDAVFKLPPSISQVAFQFEWENIFTWDMLIVVFTFLFVDVFDTVGTLVGVASKADMLDEEGKLPRVSEALLSDAVGTVVGACLGTSTVTTYVESAAGVADGGRTGLTALSTAGMFFLALFFSPIFGMVPGEATAPALILVGLFMISPIKEIDLDDFTEAIPAFLTIVMMPFAYSIAEGIVFGMVSYVILKLITGKRKDISIVMYILAILFILKNIVGI; from the coding sequence ATGTGTGGTAAATCTGGTATTAATGGATTTTTTGAAAGATGTTTTAAACTTAGTGAGCATGGTACTGATACTAAGACAGAAATTATGGCAGGAATTACTACTTTTATGACTATGGCGTATATTTTAATAGTAAATCCTAATATACTATCAAAAACTGGAATGGATTGGGGAGGAGTATTTACTGCTACAGCTATTTCTTCCATAATAGCTATACTTATGATGGCGTTTTATGCTAATTATCCCTTTGCTTTAGCACCTGGTATGGGACTTAATGCATTTTTTACTTATTCTGTTGTAGTGAAAATGGGTAAATCTTGGCAATTTGCATTAACGGCAGTATTTTTAGAAGGGATTATATTTATAATATTATCTTTTCTTAATGTAAGAGAAGCTATATTTGATGCGATTCCTGTGAATTTAAAGAAAGCAGTGTCTGTAGGCATTGGATTATTTATTGCACTAATTGGCTTTTCAAATGCAGGAATAGTACAAGCTGGAGACGGCACTATATTAGAATTAGGTAATTTAACTAGTAAAGGACCACTTTTAGCATTAATAGGTTTAATAATAATGGGAGTATTATTAGCGAAAAATATAAAAGGAGCTTTGTTAATAGGGATACTTGCAACCACTATAATAGGAATTCCAATGGGAATAACTCAACTTCCGGATGCAGTATTTAAATTACCGCCATCTATATCACAAGTAGCTTTTCAGTTTGAATGGGAAAATATATTTACTTGGGATATGCTAATTGTAGTATTTACATTTTTATTTGTTGATGTATTTGATACAGTAGGAACATTAGTGGGAGTTGCTTCTAAGGCTGATATGTTAGATGAAGAAGGTAAACTTCCAAGAGTTAGTGAAGCTTTGCTTTCGGATGCTGTAGGGACTGTAGTTGGTGCTTGTTTAGGGACTAGTACTGTAACTACTTATGTAGAATCGGCAGCAGGAGTAGCTGATGGAGGAAGAACAGGGCTAACGGCATTGTCTACAGCTGGAATGTTTTTTTTAGCATTATTTTTCTCTCCAATATTTGGGATGGTACCAGGAGAAGCAACTGCTCCAGCTTTGATATTAGTGGGATTATTTATGATAAGCCCAATTAAAGAGATAGATTTAGATGATTTTACAGAAGCAATACCTGCGTTTTTAACTATAGTTATGATGCCTTTTGCTTATAGTATTGCAGAAGGTATAGTATTTGGGATGGTATCCTATGTGATACTAAAACTTATAACTGGAAAGAGGAAAGATATATCAATAGTGATGTATATACTAGCAATATTATTTATATTAAAAAATATAGTGGGGATATAA
- a CDS encoding FecCD family ABC transporter permease, which produces MSKRERKDYIYIFIILLIISFFISFGIGRYPVSIDQLLKVLSSKIFPIEKNWPDTIDTIVFQVRLPRIIGAILVGASLSLSGAVYQGMFKNPLVSPDILGVSSGAAFGAALAIYLSFNTVGIQITSFIFGLIAVGLVYLISSKIKEEPIISLVITGVLVGSIFTSLTSLIKYLADTEDKLPTITFWLMGSLSSISPRDIKVIVVPIILGIIPLFILRWKLNVLSLEEDEAKTLGLDTGKTRIIVIICSTLITAASVSISGMIGWIGLVIPHLSRMIVGPDYRILIPTTLLLGSTYLLLIDNIARGLTTVEIPLGILTSLIGAPFFIFLLLTNKRS; this is translated from the coding sequence ATGAGTAAAAGGGAGAGAAAAGATTATATATACATATTTATCATATTATTGATAATATCATTTTTCATTTCATTTGGTATAGGAAGATATCCAGTATCTATTGATCAATTGTTAAAGGTTTTAAGTTCTAAAATATTTCCCATAGAGAAGAATTGGCCAGATACCATAGATACCATAGTATTTCAAGTGAGACTTCCTCGAATAATAGGGGCAATATTAGTTGGAGCTTCCTTATCCCTTTCAGGTGCAGTATATCAAGGCATGTTTAAAAATCCATTGGTTTCTCCAGACATATTAGGAGTTTCATCAGGAGCAGCTTTTGGAGCAGCTTTAGCTATCTATTTATCTTTTAATACAGTAGGTATACAAATAACTTCATTTATATTTGGACTCATAGCAGTTGGGTTAGTTTATTTGATTAGCAGTAAAATAAAAGAAGAACCTATAATATCTTTGGTAATTACTGGAGTATTAGTAGGTTCTATATTCACTTCTCTTACATCTTTAATAAAGTATTTAGCAGATACGGAAGATAAGCTTCCTACTATAACCTTTTGGTTGATGGGTAGTTTATCTAGTATTTCCCCTAGAGATATAAAAGTCATAGTCGTTCCTATAATATTAGGTATTATCCCTTTATTTATATTGAGATGGAAACTAAATGTATTATCTTTGGAAGAAGATGAAGCTAAAACTTTAGGGCTTGATACAGGAAAGACTAGAATAATTGTAATAATATGTTCTACACTTATAACGGCTGCTTCTGTATCTATATCTGGGATGATAGGTTGGATTGGCTTGGTGATACCTCATTTAAGTAGAATGATAGTAGGACCAGATTATAGGATATTGATTCCTACAACCTTATTATTAGGAAGTACTTATTTACTATTGATAGATAATATAGCTCGAGGATTGACAACGGTGGAAATTCCTTTAGGAATACTTACCTCATTGATAGGTGCACCTTTCTTTATATTTTTACTTTTGACCAATAAAAGGAGCTGA
- a CDS encoding TdeIII family type II restriction endonuclease has product MNLPKDKVEKLSHLVIEVLFKRFETFPDDSMNNRNAPFHEAFLKAFSDKLNGKVIDIPFFISLSSWLHGLNTTLGQTFFEKAAHILSDGEKREYTSKKLGNLQISKVQKDNINKLMTELSTSVRKPNLIEENRILFVEDSSERENANNFSCDVFIEDENEIIAIELKSVKPNSGEMAGEKRKILEGKTALFENFPGKKIRFYMGFPFDPTAMKPFENNKDKFMNSIINCRKYFDRDEILLGDELWDFLSGTNNTMQELINIINIIATTDFLDKYNFINDKSNICLNGYEKQLKTWNLFSELELLSNNNIINEKIKGNNRLNRIYNQKAFNKGKYNWNRYYTLMKLIDNG; this is encoded by the coding sequence ATGAATTTACCTAAAGATAAAGTAGAAAAATTATCACATCTGGTAATAGAGGTGTTGTTTAAACGATTTGAGACTTTTCCTGATGATTCAATGAATAATAGAAATGCACCTTTTCATGAAGCTTTTTTAAAAGCATTTTCTGATAAGCTTAATGGTAAAGTGATTGATATACCTTTTTTTATAAGCCTTAGTAGTTGGTTACATGGGTTAAACACTACATTAGGACAGACTTTTTTTGAAAAAGCTGCTCATATATTATCAGATGGAGAAAAAAGAGAATATACTTCCAAAAAATTAGGGAATTTACAAATTTCAAAAGTACAGAAAGACAATATTAATAAGCTTATGACTGAATTAAGTACTTCTGTTAGAAAACCAAATTTGATAGAAGAAAATAGAATTCTTTTTGTTGAGGATTCTTCGGAAAGAGAAAATGCTAATAATTTTTCGTGTGATGTTTTTATTGAAGATGAGAATGAAATAATTGCTATTGAATTAAAATCTGTCAAGCCCAATTCTGGAGAAATGGCAGGAGAGAAACGTAAGATATTAGAAGGGAAAACTGCATTATTTGAGAATTTTCCAGGCAAAAAGATTAGATTTTATATGGGCTTCCCATTTGATCCAACGGCTATGAAACCTTTTGAAAATAATAAAGATAAATTTATGAATTCTATTATTAACTGTAGGAAATATTTTGATAGGGATGAAATTTTATTAGGGGATGAATTATGGGATTTTTTATCTGGAACGAATAATACTATGCAAGAATTAATAAACATAATAAATATAATTGCAACTACTGATTTTTTAGATAAATATAATTTTATTAATGATAAATCAAATATATGTTTAAATGGATATGAAAAACAGCTTAAAACATGGAATCTATTTTCAGAATTAGAGTTGTTAAGTAATAATAATATAATTAATGAGAAAATAAAAGGTAATAATAGATTAAATAGAATTTATAATCAAAAAGCTTTTAATAAGGGAAAATATAATTGGAATAGGTATTATACTTTAATGAAATTAATAGATAATGGCTAG
- a CDS encoding GTP pyrophosphokinase, whose product MRLEIFDFIDDTIELVESHNAILHKGAKEIEDFFEDIFLSCDNVLNITSRVKSSTSLKEKILRNDFYLKYKSPEILFENLSDLIGVRIECRFIEDEKNVYEKLLELFDISYGKDYYYNEKKPNILLKLDDTQPQLQKNGFEIYRIDGKYVKGDIAINFELQIQSLVNVFWGEVEHKVLYKNYKYLLTEDFFKDVMYSLRENLNMIDGQLMILYNHLRDMDESNEQKRREQLEALLSKIVYEIYSEKTKEEFGFIVDYRKTCDVIVSYVLRKNGSCEGNNYNDVFIRVLERIYEIEDQEVHFDSYIEFEREINYEDEFCKRIGEGILEIINKDFKWNLFFKIIFQIELGNNAEAFEGFLIFLRDRFINNLNDNPILNTRFNKEQKEEFIDYVMDLIAKSFIENRHIEFINDDNIDCINRNINVTLNKIANYEMWKENINYFTDELLMKLKIDSENVKLLVEV is encoded by the coding sequence ATGCGTTTAGAAATATTTGATTTTATTGATGATACCATTGAATTAGTTGAAAGTCATAACGCTATTCTTCATAAAGGTGCTAAAGAAATAGAAGATTTTTTTGAAGATATATTTTTAAGTTGTGATAATGTATTAAATATTACTTCTAGAGTTAAATCCTCTACAAGTTTGAAGGAAAAGATACTAAGAAATGACTTTTATTTGAAGTATAAATCCCCAGAAATCCTTTTTGAAAATCTATCAGATTTAATAGGAGTAAGAATAGAATGTAGATTTATTGAAGATGAAAAAAATGTGTACGAAAAATTATTAGAGTTATTTGATATTTCTTATGGGAAGGATTATTATTATAATGAAAAAAAGCCAAATATATTGTTAAAACTAGATGATACTCAACCTCAGCTGCAAAAAAATGGGTTTGAAATATATAGAATAGATGGAAAATATGTAAAGGGTGATATTGCTATTAATTTCGAATTGCAAATTCAATCTTTGGTAAATGTATTTTGGGGTGAAGTAGAGCATAAGGTACTATATAAAAATTATAAATATTTGCTTACAGAAGATTTTTTTAAAGATGTAATGTATTCTTTGAGGGAAAATTTAAATATGATAGATGGACAACTTATGATATTATATAATCATTTAAGAGATATGGATGAATCTAATGAACAAAAAAGAAGAGAACAGCTAGAGGCTCTTTTATCTAAAATTGTATATGAAATATATTCAGAAAAAACTAAAGAGGAATTTGGATTTATAGTAGATTATAGGAAGACTTGTGATGTTATAGTATCTTATGTTTTAAGAAAGAATGGTTCTTGCGAGGGAAACAATTACAATGATGTATTTATTAGGGTTTTAGAGAGAATATATGAAATTGAAGATCAAGAAGTACATTTTGATAGTTATATTGAATTTGAAAGAGAAATAAATTATGAGGATGAATTTTGTAAAAGAATAGGGGAAGGGATTTTAGAGATAATAAACAAAGATTTTAAATGGAATTTATTTTTTAAAATTATATTTCAAATTGAATTGGGGAATAATGCAGAAGCTTTTGAAGGATTTTTAATATTTTTAAGAGATAGATTTATTAATAATTTAAATGACAACCCAATACTAAATACTAGATTTAATAAAGAACAAAAAGAAGAATTTATAGATTATGTTATGGATCTTATAGCTAAAAGTTTTATAGAAAATAGGCATATAGAATTTATAAATGATGATAATATTGATTGTATAAATAGAAATATAAATGTTACTTTAAATAAAATTGCAAATTATGAAATGTGGAAAGAAAATATCAATTATTTTACAGATGAACTTTTAATGAAATTAAAAATTGATTCTGAAAATGTTAAATTATTAGTCGAAGTTTAA
- the gltX gene encoding glutamate--tRNA ligase, which produces MKDIRVRFAPSPTGYLHIGGARTALFNYYFARKYGGKFILRIEDTDRERLKEDSVQQILSSMKWLGIDWDEGPIYQSDRLDLYRKEANRLVEEGKAYYCFCTQEEMEKDREEQRKRREPFRYSGRCLNLSKEEIEKNLREGKPYVIRIKTSKEGTTEIEDLIRGKVSFDNSQMDDYIILKSNGMPTYNFACVVDDHHMGITHVIRGEEHLSNTPKQVLMYKALGYDIPQFAHISMILAPDRSKLSKRHGATSVEEFREKGYLKEALVNYLTLLGWSPGDETEIFSMEDTISKFSLDRINKTAAIYDIDKLTWMNGVYLRKLDLDYITQEAIPYLIDKGLIKKEEVEEKYEYIKRVVDAVREKVKLLPEIADASEYFFKDIEEYDPKGVKKRFKKEGVVDLLEKGKIALANAPSFDVETVEKVYRDLIAELGIKGGDIIHPTRLAISGRTVGPGLFDIISILGKETVIERMDKAIDFINKNC; this is translated from the coding sequence GTGAAAGATATTAGAGTTAGATTTGCTCCTAGCCCAACGGGATATTTACACATAGGTGGAGCTAGGACTGCACTTTTTAATTATTATTTTGCTAGAAAATATGGAGGAAAATTTATATTAAGGATAGAAGATACTGATAGGGAAAGGCTTAAAGAAGATTCTGTACAACAGATACTTTCAAGTATGAAATGGCTAGGAATAGATTGGGATGAAGGACCAATTTATCAATCAGATAGATTAGATTTATATAGAAAAGAAGCTAATAGATTAGTAGAAGAAGGAAAAGCTTATTATTGTTTTTGCACCCAAGAGGAGATGGAAAAAGATAGGGAAGAACAGAGAAAACGTAGAGAGCCTTTTAGATATTCTGGTAGATGTTTAAATCTTTCGAAGGAAGAAATAGAGAAAAATTTAAGAGAAGGAAAGCCCTATGTAATTAGAATAAAAACTTCAAAAGAAGGAACTACGGAAATAGAAGATTTGATTAGAGGAAAGGTATCTTTTGATAATAGCCAGATGGATGATTATATCATATTAAAATCTAATGGAATGCCTACCTATAATTTTGCTTGTGTTGTAGATGATCATCATATGGGAATTACCCATGTTATAAGGGGAGAAGAACATCTGTCCAATACCCCTAAGCAGGTATTGATGTATAAAGCTCTAGGTTATGATATACCACAGTTTGCTCATATTTCTATGATACTTGCTCCTGATAGAAGTAAATTAAGCAAAAGACATGGTGCTACTTCAGTAGAAGAATTTAGAGAAAAGGGATATTTAAAAGAAGCGTTGGTTAATTATCTTACTCTATTAGGTTGGTCTCCAGGAGATGAGACTGAGATATTTAGCATGGAGGATACTATTAGTAAATTTTCTTTAGATAGAATAAACAAAACAGCTGCTATATATGATATAGATAAGCTTACTTGGATGAATGGAGTTTATTTAAGGAAACTGGATTTAGATTATATTACTCAAGAGGCAATTCCTTATTTAATAGATAAAGGATTAATAAAGAAAGAAGAAGTTGAGGAAAAATACGAATATATTAAGAGAGTAGTAGATGCTGTTAGAGAAAAGGTAAAACTTCTTCCAGAAATAGCAGACGCTAGTGAATACTTTTTTAAAGATATTGAGGAATATGATCCAAAGGGCGTCAAAAAAAGGTTTAAAAAAGAAGGAGTTGTGGATCTACTTGAAAAAGGAAAGATTGCATTAGCAAATGCACCATCTTTTGATGTAGAAACTGTGGAAAAAGTTTATAGAGATTTAATTGCTGAATTGGGAATAAAAGGTGGAGATATTATTCATCCTACTAGATTAGCTATTTCAGGAAGAACTGTAGGTCCTGGACTTTTTGATATTATATCAATATTGGGAAAGGAAACTGTTATAGAAAGAATGGATAAAGCTATAGATTTTATTAATAAAAATTGTTGA
- the rihC gene encoding ribonucleoside hydrolase RihC — MDTLNKRKLIIDTDPGIDDVVAIAIALFDETLDVELITTVAGNVDVERTTNNALKLVEFLGRDVPVAKGARKPLMVDLENASEIHGKSGLDGYEFKEPSRKPLEDKAIVAMKNVIMESDSAITLMAIGPLTNIALLLSVYPEVKKNIQEIVFMGGSTTRGNKTPMGEFNMVTDPEAADIVFKSGLPIVMCGLDLGEKVLIYLEDSEKIRKLNKTGEMIYSLFKHYRGGSFYKGLKIYDSFAIAYILKPEMFETKDCYVAIETFSSLTRGCTVVDLNNCWRKEPNVKVCLNVNESEFKKWLIEAIAKCI, encoded by the coding sequence GTGGATACTTTGAATAAAAGAAAATTAATCATTGACACGGATCCAGGTATCGATGATGTAGTAGCTATTGCCATAGCATTATTTGATGAAACTTTAGATGTAGAACTTATTACAACGGTTGCAGGCAATGTAGATGTAGAGAGAACTACCAATAATGCGTTGAAATTAGTGGAGTTTTTGGGGAGAGATGTGCCAGTAGCCAAAGGAGCTAGAAAGCCTTTAATGGTGGACTTGGAAAATGCTAGTGAAATTCATGGGAAATCAGGATTGGATGGATATGAATTTAAAGAACCTAGTAGAAAGCCTTTAGAGGATAAGGCGATTGTAGCTATGAAAAATGTAATTATGGAGTCAGATAGTGCTATTACATTAATGGCTATAGGACCACTTACTAATATTGCTTTATTGCTAAGTGTATATCCAGAGGTAAAGAAAAATATTCAAGAGATAGTGTTTATGGGTGGTTCTACTACTCGAGGAAATAAAACACCTATGGGTGAATTTAATATGGTTACAGATCCTGAGGCAGCAGATATAGTGTTTAAAAGTGGGTTACCAATAGTGATGTGTGGTTTAGATTTAGGGGAAAAAGTTCTCATTTATTTAGAAGATAGCGAGAAGATAAGAAAATTAAATAAAACTGGTGAAATGATATATTCTTTATTTAAACATTATAGGGGAGGAAGTTTTTATAAAGGCTTAAAGATATATGATAGTTTTGCTATAGCTTATATATTAAAGCCTGAAATGTTTGAAACAAAAGATTGTTATGTAGCAATAGAAACTTTTTCATCTTTAACTAGGGGGTGCACAGTGGTAGATTTAAATAATTGTTGGAGAAAAGAGCCTAATGTGAAGGTATGTTTAAATGTGAATGAAAGTGAATTTAAAAAATGGCTTATTGAAGCTATAGCTAAATGTATATGA
- a CDS encoding transposase produces MGRKPRIEYYGAIYHIIQRGNNREAIFKRDEDKVCLLKILSETKEMYDFKIFAYVVMNNHYHFLIQTLNIPISKIMHQINTRYAKYYNYSTGNTGPVFEDRYKGILVQDESYLLALIRYIHNNPVAAKICPIMEQYKWSSDMFYRMNMDNMVDIDEFLNILSPNRVEAIRIYIKLMDKDDLEYQILEEIYEKNDVIGNEKFRKSLEGTMEVLSLDEILKKVCPTPVEYDLIKAGSRKRYLSKYKREYIVWGREEGYSYSAIGSFIGITSAAARNLVEEGD; encoded by the coding sequence ATGGGAAGAAAGCCTAGAATTGAGTACTATGGTGCTATATATCACATAATTCAAAGGGGCAATAATAGAGAAGCAATTTTCAAAAGAGATGAAGATAAAGTATGTTTATTGAAAATTTTAAGTGAAACTAAAGAAATGTATGATTTTAAAATATTTGCTTATGTAGTAATGAATAATCACTATCACTTTTTAATTCAAACCCTTAATATACCTATTAGTAAAATAATGCATCAAATAAATACTAGATATGCTAAATATTATAACTATAGTACTGGAAATACTGGTCCAGTATTTGAAGATAGATATAAGGGAATATTAGTACAAGATGAGTCTTATTTATTAGCTCTTATAAGATATATACATAATAATCCAGTGGCTGCAAAAATATGTCCTATTATGGAACAATACAAGTGGAGTAGTGATATGTTTTATAGAATGAATATGGATAATATGGTGGATATAGACGAATTTTTAAATATATTATCACCTAATAGAGTAGAAGCTATTAGAATATATATAAAATTAATGGATAAAGATGATTTAGAATATCAAATTTTAGAAGAAATATATGAAAAAAATGATGTAATAGGAAATGAAAAATTTAGAAAGTCATTGGAAGGCACAATGGAAGTGTTAAGTTTGGATGAAATATTAAAAAAAGTATGCCCTACACCGGTAGAGTACGATTTAATAAAAGCTGGTTCAAGAAAAAGATATTTAAGTAAATACAAAAGGGAATATATAGTTTGGGGAAGGGAAGAAGGTTATTCTTACAGTGCCATAGGTAGTTTTATAGGCATAACTTCAGCAGCTGCTAGAAATTTAGTAGAAGAAGGGGATTAA
- a CDS encoding ABC transporter ATP-binding protein, producing MIHVDNLSCGYKNKKILKNVSFQGESGDIICILGPNGSGKSTLIKTIVGLLEPIEGKVCIEGENIKDWSFNRRSKNISYIPQTFSSTFQYTGLDIVLMGRTSYLGFGSSPTEEDEKIALDAMKMLNILELKDKIYSNMSGGERQLVKIAQSIAQQAKIIVMDEPTNNLDFANQVIMLNYLKECAKKGMIIIMATHFPEQVLSFGTKTLLVKDGIVKVVEDPQKNLKDKDLKNLYGIDIRIVELSIENKTVKMCLPIY from the coding sequence ATGATACATGTGGATAATTTAAGCTGTGGTTATAAAAATAAAAAAATATTAAAAAATGTATCTTTTCAAGGGGAATCAGGAGATATAATATGTATTCTTGGACCTAATGGCTCAGGAAAATCTACTTTAATAAAGACCATAGTAGGTTTATTAGAGCCTATAGAAGGGAAAGTGTGTATAGAAGGTGAAAATATAAAAGATTGGAGTTTTAATAGAAGATCTAAAAATATTAGTTATATACCTCAAACCTTTAGTTCTACTTTCCAATATACAGGTTTAGATATAGTACTTATGGGGCGTACTTCTTATTTAGGATTTGGTTCTTCTCCTACTGAAGAGGATGAGAAAATAGCACTAGATGCTATGAAAATGTTAAATATATTGGAGTTGAAAGATAAAATATATTCAAATATGAGTGGTGGAGAACGACAATTGGTTAAAATTGCTCAATCTATTGCTCAACAAGCTAAAATAATAGTGATGGATGAACCAACTAATAATTTAGATTTTGCTAATCAAGTAATTATGCTAAATTATCTTAAAGAGTGTGCTAAAAAAGGCATGATAATTATTATGGCTACTCATTTTCCAGAACAAGTATTGTCTTTTGGGACTAAAACTCTTTTGGTAAAAGATGGTATAGTCAAGGTAGTAGAGGATCCTCAGAAAAATTTAAAAGATAAAGATCTTAAAAATTTATATGGTATAGATATAAGGATAGTAGAGTTAAGTATTGAAAATAAAACTGTAAAGATGTGTTTACCTATATATTAA
- a CDS encoding DNA methyltransferase, whose protein sequence is MINKQEELMTIQEASEWASNYLDREVTASNISYLIQYGRIKKIEKNGRIQISKKDLKNYYESYLGKREIKWKKQLGDDLNWELSFDNLKEADTTKHVHRLHPYKGKFIPQLVEYFLDDHTDAYKDEVYFNKGDIVLDPFCGSGTTLVQANELGIHAIGIDISEFNTFISNAKITRYNLEDIEYETNRILKMLNEMDESSNIVKFENELSDVLSKFNNRYFPSPEYKRKVRNKEIDGKKYGKEKEKEFLPIYYNLVNKYGIKLKQDNDETFLDKWYISNVRKEIDMTFDLIKDIKNINTKKIVALILSRTMRSCRATTHSDLATLKAPVLTTYYCHKHGKICKPLFTISNWFSRYSNDTIKRLREFDKLRTDSYQICLSGDSRNMDIFEVIKEKNKLFYELLRENKINGIFTSPPYVGLINYHEQHAYAYDLFGFNRRDDLEIGPLFRGRGKEARKLYVQGISDVLINCKRFLVDDFNIFIVANDKYNLYPEIAKKSGLKIVNEFKRPVLNRTEKDKKAYSEIIFHMKRR, encoded by the coding sequence ATGATTAATAAACAAGAAGAATTAATGACAATTCAAGAAGCAAGTGAATGGGCAAGTAATTATTTAGATAGAGAAGTAACTGCATCTAATATATCTTATTTAATACAATATGGACGAATAAAAAAAATAGAAAAGAATGGAAGAATTCAAATATCAAAAAAAGATTTAAAAAATTATTATGAATCTTATTTAGGGAAAAGAGAAATAAAATGGAAAAAACAATTAGGGGATGATTTAAATTGGGAATTATCTTTTGATAATTTAAAAGAAGCAGATACTACAAAACACGTACATAGGTTGCATCCTTATAAAGGGAAGTTTATTCCGCAATTAGTAGAATATTTTTTAGATGATCATACTGATGCGTATAAGGATGAAGTTTATTTTAATAAAGGTGATATTGTTCTTGATCCTTTTTGTGGTTCAGGAACTACTCTTGTTCAAGCTAATGAATTAGGTATACATGCTATAGGAATTGATATTTCAGAATTTAATACGTTTATTAGTAATGCTAAGATTACAAGATACAATTTGGAAGATATTGAGTATGAAACTAATAGAATATTAAAAATGTTAAATGAAATGGATGAATCATCAAATATAGTAAAGTTTGAAAATGAATTATCAGATGTGTTATCGAAATTTAATAATAGATATTTCCCTTCACCAGAATATAAGCGTAAAGTAAGAAACAAAGAGATAGATGGCAAAAAATATGGAAAAGAAAAAGAAAAAGAATTTTTACCTATATATTATAATTTAGTAAACAAATATGGAATAAAATTAAAACAAGATAATGATGAAACTTTTTTAGATAAATGGTATATAAGCAATGTACGTAAAGAAATAGATATGACTTTTGACTTGATTAAAGATATTAAAAATATAAATACAAAAAAAATAGTAGCTTTAATTTTAAGTAGAACCATGCGTTCTTGTAGAGCAACTACTCATTCTGATTTAGCAACATTAAAAGCTCCTGTATTAACTACTTACTATTGCCATAAACATGGGAAAATTTGCAAACCTTTGTTTACTATATCTAATTGGTTTTCTAGATATAGTAATGATACTATAAAGAGATTAAGAGAATTTGATAAATTGAGGACTGATTCATATCAAATATGTTTAAGTGGAGATTCAAGAAATATGGATATTTTTGAAGTAATAAAAGAAAAAAATAAGTTGTTTTATGAATTATTAAGGGAAAATAAAATAAATGGCATTTTTACTAGTCCCCCTTATGTAGGTTTGATAAATTATCATGAACAACATGCATATGCTTATGATCTATTTGGATTTAATAGGCGAGATGATTTAGAAATAGGACCTCTTTTTAGAGGAAGGGGAAAAGAAGCTAGAAAATTATATGTACAAGGTATTTCAGATGTGTTAATAAATTGTAAAAGATTTTTGGTAGATGATTTTAATATTTTTATAGTAGCTAATGATAAATATAATTTATATCCAGAAATTGCAAAGAAGTCTGGATTAAAAATAGTTAATGAATTTAAAAGGCCGGTTTTAAATCGAACAGAAAAAGATAAAAAAGCCTACTCTGAGATAATATTTCATATGAAAAGGAGATAA